The Columba livia isolate bColLiv1 breed racing homer chromosome 2, bColLiv1.pat.W.v2, whole genome shotgun sequence genome includes the window CCTCCTGATTCCAGCTCTGTTAAAAGAGTATTTTCTAGGGGGGTGTGTAACATTTGCATCCTAGTCAGTTAAAAATTGTTGCCCCACATACAAAGAACTCCTTCATGGTTCATAGTTGCTTCAGTAGATAACTGAATTTTAATAGTTAATGTCTGAGTTTTGTATTACATCAGGAACGAAGgtagcagcaaaataaatgtgagCACTTTGTGCTTTGGGATGACACTGGAGTTACAGAGCAAATCCATTATCAGCATTTTTCAGACTTCTCTGTTCATTTTGCAATATATTGACTTGTCCTTCACTTCTCATTTGTGGCTATGAATGCACTGCTGGGTGTCTAGAGCTGCCAGTATTTTCAATTACAGTTCTTCTGCCTTGCAGTTTACTTACTATAATAATTTTCATGACCTTTTTAATCTTTCAACAAAcgtgctacagaaaaaaaaataaatctggccTAGTTAGTAATATTTCTTGGCAGTGGCAGAAGCACAACGTGCTGCATGTTGTTCATGCTGCTTGTTCTGATGTATGAGATCTTTGCTCTGAGTAGCTTGCATAGTACTTTGAAGGAACAGAGGAACTAGATAAATTGTTCTTTAATGAACTCgcatctctctctttcttcttagaTAGTTCTTATCATGATATTCATATTGCAGAGGGGAATGTCCCGAATTCACCTGTGAGGACAGTGCCCAAAGCACGGGGGCCTCCAGAGAGGCCCAGGGAAGCGGCAGGAACAGGAACCTGCTACTGAGGGGGCATAAAAGCTGATACAGCTCTGCAATTATCACGTTCAGAAGTGCCAAAATTGGTTGGGATAGAAGGAAAGAGTATAATTATTTTAGTTATGGTGGGAAATTAAGACTtagcatttttaataaagatttaGAACgcttttctgctttcccttaGTTCTGCAGTCTTCCTTCATGTTGCATCTTCTCCCTCTTTGTTCACAATTTTATAGTTTCTCATTATAGAGGCCCACATTTAAGATGCAACAGTTCTCTGTCTTTAAACAATTATcgaatgaaataaataataggAATTAGGTATAAAGGAATAAAAGTAGTAACTAGGAACAGAAATATCATTATACAATTTATATTAAGTTCATTATATTTGCTAAATTTATCACCAACCCCCCCTCCAAATACTTCCTGTGCCGAATTGTTATTATAGGGGATTGAGTAAAAACAGAACCTTAAGCTTGTTCTGGTTTGAGTTTGCAAAATTATTAAtgaagattttttcttttttttttttttttcttctaggatGTGCAAAAGAGATAGTTGATTTAGACGCTAGATTTGCAGTCTTTTGTGGTACTTAAGAATACTTTTCAGGGTAGAATTGCATTTTGCAAGCATTTCATAGATGAAACTCACAGGCATCTCTAGCACTTACTAGGGCAATTAAGCTAAAACACTTTGAGAGTGGAACATTCAGAGTATCTGGAGTACAAATGGCAACCTCACAGTTCTTCCCCTCTGCAGAGGACCAGTTTTAGCTGTTTGAGAGAGCAAGGAGCTTGTACTAATTACAGAAAGTCCACTCTGCATTTAAACTATCAAATTGTTCCTATGTTAGAGAAGAAGCTAGTTCTgaattttttaattgctttaataTCAGTAAGAATGTACAAATGTACATCATTATTGATAATAAAAGTGCAGTTTAGTAAAGATTCCCCTACTGTTCTTTGCAGGCCAGGATACACTGTGAGCAGCTTTGCTATAATAAAAACCTGTAGAATGTCACAGGTActtttcacagtttctttagattttttttttttaatttaagatttCAGCAACATTAACCCGACCTTGATTCCATTCGAGTCTAAGGAATGGCTGGAAAGCAGGCTTTaaagtggaaaatgaaaaatatctaCAATGTATGTCACAAATCTGTAAAAATATACTTAAATGGCTGGTTTAAAATCTGGTTCTGTTTTACTCTGAACAGCAATAGTgataaatggagaaaaagctTGCTGCCTACTGATCACACAAAATTTGTACAGGTAGCAGCAGCTCTTTAAGAAAGAGTTATCACTGCTGCCTAACAGAATGAGAGTCATAAGAGCCTGGGAAATGAGAGCCCAAAGCACATGGAAAAGCTGATTTCCAGTGACAGCCGTTGTTGCCTCTAAAAGCTTCTCGAGGACTTGATCTTAGCCTGGAGCTTTCAGTGTGGGAGTCTGTCTTGCTGCAACCACTGACAACACCAGTGTCAGGCTGGTATTGCAATCCCATTCACTGCATTTCTGTTACACAGAATTAAATCCAACAGAAGCCATTTGGATACGGCAGCGAGCTATTGCAAGGTCTCCAGCACTTCTTCTTCCATCTGCTTGTGTTCTCCCAAGTAGGAATAACTTTTTTCTGGGTCCCTGGAGGGGATCCTGACTAAACTCTTCAATAAGCTTTGAAAGAACAGCAGCTCTCCTGATTCACATGAGGTTTTCTGAACCATCTCAGGCCATCTGTATTGTGCATGTCCGGGTGGGTTTCTTCCTGTCTTACAGTTCTGTAAGGAAATAAGTCACATACTTATTGGTGTGGAGGTATTTTGTTGATTatgttttgggttgggtttttgtgacaTTTAAAAACTGTAATGTAATGTatgcttttcctctctccagcaAGGTTTTACTGATCCTTTTCTCCTAGCTTAAATTTTTGAATACAATGTGCTAAACATTCAGAGCGCCtcatgaataatttttctttcccctgtgttCCTCTTTGCTGTTACTGTTCTTATTTGAAAAGTGAATCATTGTCATCAATGGAGATGCTCACTCTGGAATTCCTACATATTTTCTAAAAAGGTCCTGTGAATACCCTAAAAAGCATCAGCTACAATTGGAGGAACAATCCACTAAGACAATTTCCATTTCCAGATACATCAGACGTAACTGCTAAATGAATTCTGAGATACATTATGATACACTGTTTACTGTAATACCACTGAATTGcttgaaaaaaagataatattcCTCTATCACCAGTAGTGTTGTAGGTCTCTGTCATAATTATGATATTCCAGGATATTTACTGAATATTCTGGAAGACTGACTGTATTGTTTGTTTCTCAAGGCTgtctttttaaggaaaatggGTCTGCTTCtgggattaattttttttttagagaaagtacatatttctttaaatggATCCCTTTTTTGTTAGAAAACCTTGTTCAATAGTTTGTATTATAATAATACTAGCACTCATCTTTGAGTCTCCTTCAGGGCGCTGTAAATTCAGCTTCTCCGTACATTGTAAactatgcattttcttcttccttgtgaGGCTCTTGGCAGACTTTATGGTTAGTACACAGAGATGCAGCAAATGAGATGTTTTTGAAGGCAGctgagaaacattttctttttaaagagcaaaaaagaagaatttaCTTTAGAGGATAATTTTGTACTTTCTTAGTTTTGAAATAACATATAACACCCTTACTGTCAGAGCACAATTAGTATCTGGTGACCAGCTACCATATATGTTtacatattatttcttttatccCTATTCATTTGGGTTGCAAATCAAGAATGGAGAAAACACCTTGCTTGTTTGAATTAAATTTGATTACCATACCTTCCGTACTTTTAACTGATTTTTTGACTCCCTGGTGTTTGGTGAAATGCAAATTGTTTGATGATCTTCTAAGTGCATTCAATTAATATTTCTCATAGCTGGATTGTGTGTCACAGCATTTGGCAGTGCTTTGTTTAGCTAATGTCCAAAGAATATGCTCTGAATAGATTGTATTCTGGATAAATAAGTTAGGCATTTAAGTAGAAGCCAGTGTGACTAATGTGGGATATCAAATTCTCTAGGACTTGCAGTTCTATATATGCTTGAAGAATGCATGCCTGAAAACATAAGCCATTTCATAACCTTGACTTTGATTGCATCACAGAGCTTTGTGCTGGGCTTTGCATTGTAACCAGCTTGGGCGGTCTCAGCACTGGTGGTGATTGATGTTCTCTACTGGAGTGTCCAGTTCTTCATTATGTTACCACTATCGCTATAAAACTCTGCTGGTCAGGTTGGCTTCATCAAGGTCATTTCACTGATGTGGGTTCTCCAACATATGAGTGAAACATATCCTAGCCCGTTTAAAGGATGTCTTTGTGATTTGGAAACACAAAACGTATGTAGCGTCATAAGATCTTGCATATGAGGCTGATACCTAAATATCACTGCAAGAGTGCTCAGAAACAATTCTGCATAACCAAGGGCAGTGCTTGCCTGTAATGACTACATTAGGCAGAACTGAGAAATCACTTCTTGCAACATGAATTTTTCAGGTCAGGAactttttctttgtgcttgGATACCTAAtagataatataatataatataatataatataatataatataatataatataatataatataatataatataatataacataacataacataacataacataacataacataacataacataacataacataatataatataatatatgcCATAACACATGTGACACACTGTGTACTAGATAAAGGGATGGGCTCCACAATATTCAAAGAGTTAAACTGCAAATGTGACAgtgttttccaagttaacttgGCCAGTGTTTTTCTAGAGTGTTTGGGTTTTGCATACTGGATTAAAGAATTGTCCTCCCcaggttttgtatttttcccaTTGCCTATTTTGTTTGGATGTCAGTCCAATAATAGTAAAGTACAATGTGATTGTTACAAATGAAAAAGTCAATGTGAACACTTCAAGATAGTGAAAAATGGGCATTTGCATGGGAGAGACAGTAGTGGTTTATGTGTGAAATGGAAATAGGAAATCTTGAGTCCTTTTCTCATTCATGCTGTAAACTGATCTTGTCATATTGGACTCCAGACCTTCTCTTGAGGGGTTGGGTAAACTGGGACCCAAAGACCTTTCGATCTGAGCTCAGATTATGGCATTTATTATACTGACCTGACACTTCTCTTTGTTCCTGACTTTTCTGTACAATATTGCTCCCAGCCATTTCAGGCTTTATTTACGATACTGTTTTGACTATTAAGAACCTCACTGACAGTATGCAGAGATTGAGCATGGTAAAATGATGCTTAACAGTAAAATTATTCTGATGTAATTCATCCTTCGTTACTGCAGTCTTGCTTTGAAACACGGAGTGGGACTGGAAATTAAGAAAACCTGTTTCTTGCTCTAACATTGTCAATATACGGTATCTATTGTGTGCAGAAAGGGTTTTAATTTCAGAGGCTGCCCATTTGGCACCTTTCTAACAAATGTAAggtttctggaggaaaaaagaaggttCAAGATGCTTTGTGCTCTCtccaatttttctttcctctttgaatTTAGTTTTTTCCGTGTGATAGTCTAATTTACATTATAAATTGAGTTGATCCAGCTGTGGGACGATTCAGATATAAACAGGTATTCATAAAAGTATAATTTGCCAGGTAAAATAAACATTAGATTCTAGGGATTTCTGATTATCATCTGAGCTATGGGAACAGGACAGCAAGTGAGGAGTAAGGAGAGTAGGAGTAAGGACAGCAATGTGGGAGTAGGGGGAGGCAAAAGGGTCTTTGAAGATCTTGTTTAACATTGCCTAGATGgaaccttttcttctttttcatttgggGCTTTCTGGCTCATCTCTCCTCTCCAGAGTATGGGACTGATGTAATACAAGCAAATACCAGTACCTCAATAAATGTTCCACAGGTTATTTCTTTGAAGAGGGAATGTAACAAATTTGTGTAGAGTATAAATTAAGGGAACTTTTGATGTTTACAGCAGTTACAAATTTAAGTACTTATTTGAGGTATTATGGTGTTcgggtttttttccagataaataTCATTAACCTAAACAAATGTTCTCTGTGTTTGGCAGTGTTTTTAGCAAAAGAGTatgtgagcagcagcagatgtttATGAATTTTGTTGTGATGCATACCTTGAGCCTATTTGGCCATGGCAAGAAGGAAGACTTCCCTCTAAGTGTTACCAGTTAGCAGCTGTAGAAGCTGAGATCCCTTTTTAAGTGAGAGCTGCCGATCTTTGACTTGAAGGTAACTGTGCTGATCAGAGCAGAGTTGTTAGCTACTCATAAGGGTAGAGaactgagaaaaggaaagctggGGAAAATAAGGAGCAAGAAGAAGCATCTGTAAACTGTAGCTGTAGGAATTATGTAGTACAGACGTATCAATATCACAATAGCTTAGAGAACATTGTTAAAGCAGCAGAAACCCAGCAACATACTTTATCTCCAAAAGGCTCTGAAGTAGTCTAGAAGAACAGATAAAGATGGGATTACTCTTTCCTTTTTgatacctttaaaataaaatgtttcatagCAATTAGCCTGAAGGTGAactgaaagagaagggaaagaatcAAATAGGATTTGCGCTGGGAAGTGAATCCCAGCAGCTCAGTAGGAAAGTCCTTCCCTCCCTTGCCTCTTTGGAGATCAGCTTTTGTATTGGATTATGACCGATAAGGTTAGTAGTTATATCTAGCAGCCATTCCTTTCAATAAAACTTGTTAACTTAAGAGAAATTTTACATTATTGTCCTGTGACATAATAGTAACAGATCTTGGGAAGTTCATCTTAAGCTTCAGATTTCTGGTCATCGTGAGTATAAACAAAAGCTTCAAATGAGGGTCCATGTCAGAGTGTGCAGCAGCACTAACCCCTTCTGTCCCGGCTGCTCATGGAGGAGTGAGCTTCCTCCATCACCTAACACAAGCACTGACTCTGAGCCAACCTAGATTGGCAAGATTATCTGTTCCACTGTCAACAGTTTATATGGAAGGTTTAATGTTTGCTTATCAGGAAATGATGGGTTGTGTAAGGAATGACTAGTGCTCAGGTTGTGTTCAAGTCAAATGCAGTCCTTCCTTTGAGAAGGATGTAGTGCCTTTTACCTGGCTTGGTAACTGTGTTTTTCTATAAAGCACATACTTGGCCATGCGTATATTGCCATATGTAATAGACCTCACCAGCCAGTGATGCAATTCCATTTCAAATTGGAAAGCAATATGAGTAATACTTTGAAATAACTGGGAAAGGACTGGTTTTTAATCACCGAAGTCATGCTTTTGGACAACTTCCGAAAAGGCACCAGGGGAACAAAAAATGGAGCTTCATCAGTTTATGAAAGTTGTGTGAAGTAATTTCCCATGAACAAGAATGGACATAATGGCAAAAAGTCCCATCAGCATTATGGGTTTCATAAATGTAGAGTAGCATTATGTGGAGAAATCCCATTAATCATTCAAAACAATCTATTGTTGCTTTAGCCTTAATTCAAGTCAACCTGACCCAAAGAATTATATCGACATGTACTAAGAATTGCTGGTTTAGATCTGAACCAAACtctgaaaacaattttgtttattattttaatatttgctttccCTTATTAGTGGGTCACGATGTTTatgagtacaaagctttagctGCCTGAGTTGTAGTGTCTAAATTTCCGTTGTTCTTTTCTCTTCAGATAAATACAGGGCACCGATCACCATTGACTGTATCAAGTGCAGAGGTGGGAAATGAAAGGAGCCAAAATTTGGAAAGCAGCCCTTTCATGTCAGATCTTCTGAGTGACGTCCCCTTTGCCCTAGCGCCACATGTGTTAGCAGTACAGGGCACCCGTAATGACGTTCCTGACCGATTGCTCACCTATGACATCAATGATAATTTATCAAGATTTTGGTATGACTTTACACTTGAAAATTCAGTGCTTTGTGATCcatgatgttttatttattttttctgtctgtgtcaAGGAACAAGTCTTAAGGCGAAGATAAAGACTTATTTTAATCTACTTAATATTTTGGGGCCCTGCCACTGGTGTATCAGATGCATTGCATCAAAGGATTATTATTCACAACTGTGTTATATTTTGTAGCTTTACGTGAACTCTGACTTACTCCGTTAAATATTCTGTTTATCTCCAAAGAAATCAAGCAAAGCTGTTCCAGCCTGAGTAAGAGACGAGCTGTTGGTATCTACTTCCAGTAGGTAGGCTGCAGACGCAAACATTTCATAACTTCAAGATGAAGTCTACACACGTCTGCACTGTTTTTTCACTCAGATACTAAACACATAAATCCTATAACACGTGTTTCCTTAAGATCACCTCTGATTTTCTGCAGATAGAAGCCAGTATTAACACTAAAACAACAGTGCTTTTGCACTACTGGTCAGACAGCTTTTCAGTTAAACCAAGTTTTAAAACTCAGAGTTAATTATGAAGACTTAATAGAGTTGGTTAAACTTACCCATTTCAAAGTGAAGCTCAGCCGCTCTACTCCCTTTCCAGTAGATGGTATTTTTGTCCATCTCATTCATTTTGTGCCTGGAGAAGTCCTGCCTGTTGGCTGCTGTTTGTTCTCATTACCACATGTGTTCCTGATTTATACACAGAtcagcttttccattttaacCTCTTTGCCCCCTGAAGAAGGAAATCTCAGGACACGTACTTTTAATGGTCACacccttctttttttaatttgtgtgcCAGAGATACAGATGGCAATGTTTAACAACAGGAAAACATTACATTGTTTCTTTTGCAGCTAAATTAAATGGCTAAGTAGCTAAACATGCATTCTCACAGAGCGCTGTGTCCCGCGCTCGCAAGGTTTGAGTGTGTTTTTCCCGAGTAAaaccagagctgctgttgcatGAGCAACAGCTCTCTGATGTAACATCATGATTTGTGATGAATAACGACCTGTGTCACACAAAAGACTACACTTGTTTTCTGTCTCGGGGTAGAATATTTATATTGTGCCAAATGTTAGTGTATATTTTCATATGTTTTCTATGCTCTGTGATAgctaaaaatacatgtattttcagATGTGCGCCCTCTTACAGTATTTGAGGTAAATACTGTAAATGGTGGATAAATTGTTTTGTGAATGCATCTTACGTTGttaaatattcatattttagatatttttaaatgtatgtatttaGTATTTTTGACAGCTATGTTCATATATGTTTCGAAGTTACTGTTTCAGAGAAAGTATCTGTGCTGCAGTCcaataaaaaaaatgctgaataacAGTGAGTTGTTTTTTTATGTGTGAGAGTTATTCCTTGTCTTTACCTATATTGTTTACTATAGCTGTGAACACTAAGAGTTCATAGGAGCTTGAACTGGGGAATTCAATCTGGAAATCTTTTCactgtcatttaaaaatcaagGTCCTTCTAATCAAAGATATCAGACTTTCATCTGATGTGTTCTGTGTGCCATGCTTGTGACTCGTGGTGGTTTAGGTGGCATCCATGACACTGCTCTGAGGACAGTGTGTCTAGGAAGGACTATGAGCTCTTAGAAGGAAGAGTTAATGCTACCAAGTTGTTTAGAATTGTGTGCTGAGTCTTCTAGTTAACACATACCTGAAGAACTACATTTGATTTTCATGACTGTTTTCTATTTAATTGTTAAAAAGTTAATCATTCTGCAAACAGCATGTTTCCATTCGAGTTGTCCATTTTGAATCTGAAATGtttctgcagctcagcaggTCTAGAAGCACAACTGCAAAACACTGTTGAAGGCCAAACTCACagtacttgttctttctttgctaGCTGACTTGGcatgagatttttttgtattaattttttgcTTAAAGTTACATAATCTATCTAAAATAATTACATCTTGTCAGAATTTCACTCTGTTACACTCACAGGTATCCTttcaaaagagaagaagaggcagaggagagTAGGGAGGAGGTTGTATTCAACCATGATGAGAAATGTGGCTGTCATCCTTAACCGTGTTCCGTATAGGGTAAAATTTACACCTAGCAAGAGTGTTAGTAATGAGCAAGGTACTGGGAATGTGTCTTCTGACTGCCCTCCCttcagccagggctggggctccaGCTTGTCCCTTGCTTGACATCATCCATAAAATGTGGATTGAAGCCTAATGGTATCCAGAAAGCAAAGGTGAATATCTTCCCCCTgggataagaaaaaaataaactgttataAATTAGTAAGATTTATAGATTTTACTGTTTGCCTACTAATAACATGAAGATGGCACAAAAtcttcagaaaaggaaagatttcaAAGAGTCTCAGTTCATATAAAATGTGAATTGCTTGTGTCAGGTATGTTTAACATCATATGCTAAGTAATTATTGCATAGAATATGTGTAAATATATTTGTATCTGCCACTGTCAACAAATACTGTATGTTTCTATATCTAGTCATTCAAACATGTGACCCCGATAAAGGAGTTtggttaatttaaaaaaaaatttaatactATTAGAGTATAATCGATATTGGTATCAAAATGGTAAACTTCCCTGGGTGGCCTTTCTGTATATAAAAATGAGAACCTGAACAGAACTGTTTGCTTTGTGTTATGCATATGTATGTAAATTGTCTAGACAGAACTGAAAGATATTTCATAGCTGATGTTATTAATGTCAGAATTACAACAGGTTGTCAACTCCAGAACTAATACTGAAAGGCTCAGCTGTGATCCTGTGCCAATGACATGCTGTAAATGGGAGCTTTGTCACTGCCATTCGTGGACATATTACTATGCCTGCACTCCTTTAATAAGTAGTTTATTTGGAGTAACTTTGGTTCATGGGagattttgagttttgtttgcaGTTCTCTACATTTTCCTTGTGAGAGTTGTACTCAGCGTTGTGTGATAGCGTATGCAACTTTCTAATAAATCAAACATAACAAGACACTTCTTATTTCCTCTGGAAAAGTGGTAGATACAGAAAAAGTCTAATTTTAAACGTAGAGAAAGGGGAGCAAAGCCCACATGGTCAGAGGTAAATCAAAGAATAATTGCTTCCAGAGCAGCCCAGCAGAAGGCTGACCGGGAGCTGGTCCCTACAGACAGCTCCCCGGTGCCAGATTCAGAAGTGGAACCAGGCATTGCCGTGTCCGGCAGGTCAGTCAGGGAGGTGGTTACAGATCCAGCCTCTGATGTTTTCTGTAAAGTATAATCCAAACCCTGATGCTTCAGCTGGCAAATACACACTTGTGTGGTCACATCTGAGAGGTTTTGACCCTacagcaaataaaagaaaaaggcaaagagcaTATTCAGCGTGATCATTACAGTATCTCAAAATAACACAGGGTTTATTACATTTTTAGCTGGGGAACCTGTTATGTTCACAAAAGCATGAAAGCGGCCTCCTTGGCAGTATGAGTGGGTTGCTCTGAACAATAGCAGAAAACTTGCATTAAACTTCTCTCCTCTGCTCCTCACCACCACCCTTGTGTTGTGACATGATAATTCATCttactttgggttttctctCCTCATTCTGGTGAGTATGGAGAGGAACCAGAAATGCAGCTCACAGAAGTAAGTCCTTCCCATCTTAGGTAACTGCAACTCTTCTACTGATGACAGGGCAATTCCAGATTAACCAGATTTCCTTGAGAAGCCGGACAGTGTCTGTTACAGCAACAGAGGCAGAAAATCCTCCTTAAAATCCAAAGGTAGGCTCCTGCTCGGTGCCACAGGAAGAAGAAGGTTCAATAAGCCAAGTTGGGTTCGTTCAGCCCATCTGCCATGCTGCCGCTCTTCATCAGTGTTAAGCTTGGCATTCTGTAATGAGCTCACAAAGTTACAAACAGGTACATTAGGCCTGGTTTCTTCCCATGAATATGTCACATTCCTTAAACTAAGGAAAGTTATTGATCTCCCTGTACCCTCCATTGAGACCATGTTCTTTCTTTACCAGCAGAAATATACGTCTTTTGAGTCTCCTAGAGAACTACCTCTTTCTTTTCAACATCTTTTGTAGAGGTGGGACTGTTTCCTGAAAAGAAATCTGGGCTTCATTCCGCAAAAGACATCTCTTCCCATAGACACTTTATTAGCTGCACTTCTGTCTGAATCACGTCCATCCAAAGTAAGAAATTTAAGTATTCATGCTTACTGGAAGGGGAGAAAAGTCACTACCTTCTTCCTGTCGTGCTGACAGTCGGGTAACTTGTAAGCGTTACAGCCCATAGAAGGAAACTGAGATTTTTGTCA containing:
- the UMAD1 gene encoding UBAP1-MVB12-associated (UMA)-domain containing protein 1 is translated as MFSFFRKSQDSKKVTVPEREADGFVIVGDTIDDQSRESKDKTSFPEARPMYNQSPQINTGHRSPLTVSSAEVGNERSQNLESSPFMSDLLSDVPFALAPHVLAVQGTRNDVPDRLLTYDINDNLSRFWYDFTLENSVLCDP